The genomic stretch TCAACTTTAGCTTGAACGTGACTAAAGTCTGGCAAACGAGAAGACAGGCGACGGCGCTCAGAGTTCACGAGCTTCTTTTCAACGACCCCGGCGGACTCTATCGACGAATTTCTCGCAGTTTTCCTATACCACTTATACGCGATTAACGggattatatgtacatacacaaaGTCAGATGTCAATCAGGTCACCAATATACATACGATACAGTTTGACCGACGGCGTCCTTACGGACGTCGGAGGTGGTGGTGGGACTGGAGTCTTGGACCGTCTGTCCAGCGGATATTTCGGTTTCCGAAACTCTTCCCAAGTTGGAGTTGGCAGCCGTCGATGGTTTCGCGGATTCCCAAAATTTGTACTTGCTGTAGAGCGAGTCCTTCGCAGATTTCTCACTGCTAAGAGTTATTCTCGAGGACTTTCGCCCCGCAGCTACGCGAGTAAGCTCATCCTGCACTCCGGCAGCAATCAACCCCACAGAATTGTCCGCTCGCGAAATCTGTTCTGtattgtttgaattttccCGATCTGACGTTTCCTGTAAACAATTCTTAATTGCGGCGCAATTGTCTGCTGCGATGAAATTTGGTGTTGGATGAAAAGACTTAATTTCATCTAGTCAGGATTATTTGTTATAAAGTATAGTATATGCAGGTCATCTCAAGAAATTACCTTACCATCATTTCCGTCCTCCACATTCTCATCATGTCAAGGACGTTCGAAGAGTGAGCTTCGAGTATCGAGTGAGTACCCTGTAGGGCAAgtgaaggaaatttttttcaggaaGAATTATATCACGATTGACTCGTAACGTTAAATTAAACGTTTGAGTATCGGTTGGTTGATGCTTACGGCTATCCAAGGGTGATTTTCAACCTCAGCTGCGGTCATGCGAAACGCCGGATTTTTCTGAAGCATTTTGCTTAACAAATGCTTTGCTCCTTCTGAGCAAGATAAACCTTCAGCcgaaaattaatggaaatataaatttcagtgtaatttattattatttttttatactttgtatattttattatattttagtGTTATATTGTTCGACCTAAATATAACACGAGAGTCTTTAATTCGTTTGAAAGGTACCGTACACGGTACGTGAATTATATCTACGCACCGGAAAGATCAAGCTCTTGTGTTTTAACGAGCATATGGAGGTGCTGATCGTTCGTAGAATAAAATGGAAACTTCCCAACGAGCAGGACGTACATTATAATTCCCATGGACCAAACGTCACACTGCTGGCTATAAGATTTAGTGGAGATCATTTCTGGCGCTGTGCGAAGAAGACGTTGGTGATAAAAATCCggttttaaacaaaattaaataaatttaaacacCTATATTGTATTCAAATATCTTATATTGGAACCGATTGTAATTGTAAGCGAATgagtaatattatataatattatataagaCTTATATCTAAGtctaataatattttcagtagAATTTATTTACCCATGTAAGTAAGCGTGCCGCAACAATCATGCAGCATGGTTTCGTATCCCGTACCGCCCCGCACCGCACTAAGCCCAAAGTCCGTTACTTTTATATGTAAATCGTCGTCCGGATTTTGCGGGTTCGCAGCGATCAgaatattttccaacttcaGATCACGGTGAACGATGTCTGTACAGatatgttttcaaaatataagagtacgataaaaaatgtaatcgaTCCTCAACAAATTAATGTATCATTTACCTATAACTACAGGCATGTTTCTCTGTGGTGATCAATTGCCATATTTGAATACTTAGTTAATTAGTTTCGAATCGACTCTAGATTTGAAATGGAAGCATTCAAGAATTGGAACTGAAAGCTATTTGAGTGTTCCAGGAATTTATAGGAATAATGGTTTAAATTCACGTTGACAGCACGGTTTACAATTATAAGTGCTTTAAAGGATAATACTGTTATAAAGGGTGAAATATCGATGAGCCTATCTTGCAGTAATTTCACTGACCGTTTTTGTGTAGGTAGGAAAGGGCACCAGCCAAGCTACGAATAACAGTCAATGTTTCCTTTTCTTCGAAGCGTTTCTTCACTTTGAAAGTTTTTGCTAACGACCCCGTGCAAAGctcaaatattaaataaattgtctataaacaaaaaaacacattCATTACTGTATAATATCTAGTGAAAATGTTAGTAAAACTGTGTAAATATCACTGAACCGATTGTAacgtaaattataaaattattctcaccTTCGGCGATTCAAAAACGCGGTCGAGGAGGATTATGTTCGGATGATCGACCAACTTGAGAATATGGATTTCCCGTTCGACGAGCATTATTCTGGAGGCACCAGCCTAATGAAAATAACTTAGTGCTCTGCATGAAACTTGACGCAACGATGATCCgtattatgtaataaatatttaaacgtACTTGAGActtattgataattttaacTGCCCAATTGAGCCCCGACCCTTTGTGACTCGCTTTAACGACAGTACCGAAGCTTCCTTTCCCTAAAATCTCACCAAACTCGTAGATTCTCTGCAATTCAGCGAGGTCCGTAATTCTTTTATGGATCAAATCTCGCTCTTTCAATTTAGTCGAGTGCGTCGATGAATGTTTTTGAAACATAAGTTTGATCTTTTTACCCCGTAACCTGTGCCTGTCATGTCAAAACTGAAAATGTGACAGCCTTCgctaaattaataaataaaaaattactgcCCTCATCCGATGATTAAACGTTTCGGTCGGCTCAAAACGTCAATATGCGTGATTATTTCTAAGCATTTATATGAACCTTGTATCGTTATTAATAAGGAGTTATGCTGTGGATAATTTGACAACAGTGATTATAGTGTTCAATCTTTCTACCATACTTGGCGTAagatgaatttaaatttaccGCGCGTTTGGTCGgtgagagagaaatttttccaaccgaCTGGTAATTAGCCCCATCTGtaaattgaaatagaaaatttcactgGCTCTGAAGGTTGTTGCGTGGTGCAGCATGTACCGGCACCGTTGCAGCAGACTCTTCGAAAAACAAGAAGTGAAGTCAGGACGGGCCGCGGATCATGACCGATATCGTCGTCCAACAACGCCTGTGAATTTGTTGTGACAGAGATTTTCTTATGTATGGAGATTATTTAGGGGAGAACTATTTTTTAAAGTATGGATTCATCGCCTTCCTTGGAAACTGTCTATCAGGCTGTGTATTCCCTTTACAACAACCCAAACTCAGCCGAGAAGGAAAAGGCCTCGGTATGGCTGGGGGAGCTACAGAGTTCCGTGAGTATTAACCTCagtttgttgaaaatcttATACCTAACGAGCATTTTTCGTTCCGGAAGGACTCCTCGGCCCTCATAT from Neodiprion virginianus isolate iyNeoVirg1 chromosome 3, iyNeoVirg1.1, whole genome shotgun sequence encodes the following:
- the LOC124299671 gene encoding serine/threonine-protein kinase 33-like, translated to MFQKHSSTHSTKLKERDLIHKRITDLAELQRIYEFGEILGKGSFGTVVKASHKGSGLNWAVKIINKSQAGASRIMLVEREIHILKLVDHPNIILLDRVFESPKTIYLIFELCTGSLAKTFKVKKRFEEKETLTVIRSLAGALSYLHKNDIVHRDLKLENILIAANPQNPDDDLHIKVTDFGLSAVRGGTGYETMLHDCCGTLTYMAPEMISTKSYSQQCDVWSMGIIMYVLLVGKFPFYSTNDQHLHMLVKTQELDLSGLSCSEGAKHLLSKMLQKNPAFRMTAAEVENHPWIAGTHSILEAHSSNVLDMMRMWRTEMMETSDRENSNNTEQISRADNSVGLIAAGVQDELTRVAAGRKSSRITLSSEKSAKDSLYSKYKFWESAKPSTAANSNLGRVSETEISAGQTVQDSSPTTTSDVRKDAVGQTVSYVYW